A region from the Lolium perenne isolate Kyuss_39 chromosome 4, Kyuss_2.0, whole genome shotgun sequence genome encodes:
- the LOC127348259 gene encoding uncharacterized protein, which produces MGKVRVDVLFGGRDNCRVENLLFEVVDLDSPYHALLGRPALAKFMASTHTAYLKMKMPTPNGPLTVVGNYKVSLETASAGSNLAESLLIAEEKKRIPTAVALTQSSQENLAAINGQLSGPAFKPTEGTKDIVLDPAHPERTIRIGSGLNQE; this is translated from the coding sequence ATGGGCAAGGTTCGAGTTGATGTGTTGTTTGGTGGCCGCGACAATTGCCGCGTTGAGAACCTCCTGTTCGAAGTGGTTGATCTCGACAGCCCGTACCATGCGCTGTTGGGGAGGCCGGCATTGGCCAAATTCATGGCCTCCACGcacacggcttacctcaagatgaagatgccgacaCCCAATGGACcactaactgtggtgggaaactacaaagtgtcGCTGGAGACAgcgtctgccggatcaaacctagccgaATCGCTATTGATTGCGGAAGAAAAGAAGAGGATTCCAACCGCAGTTGCGCTCACCCAGTCGTCCCAAGAAAACTTAGCGGCGATAAACGGCCAGCTCAGcggaccggcattcaagccgacggaAGGAaccaaggacatcgtgctggatccggctcaCCCAGAGCGCACCATCCGCATCGGCTCCGGCCTTAACCAGGAATAG